Proteins encoded in a region of the Terriglobia bacterium genome:
- a CDS encoding FecR domain-containing protein, whose amino-acid sequence MSRSNVVSAISLLLVLVAGLLIAPSARADSQVRIVRLSLVDGPVQIDRATGQGLEKAIMNMPITQGVTISTQNDGRAEIEFEDGTTMRLAPETDVIFSQLGLRSSGARVTAVEVTQGTAYFNVRHKGDDEFRVAFANREIRLDRNVHFRLDLTGGNPEIAVFKGELSLNGPRERAKVKKNETLTLDLADSGRYDLAKNIATLSYDEWDNERIDYASQYASSSYNTRSPYYYGASDLNYYGSWSDWSGYGMLWRPFGVGFGWDPFDNGAWAWYPGFGYTWVSTYPWGWTPYRYGSWVFIPNFGWGWRSGGWNTWYTVPPVYNPPVNFHVPRPPLPVAVVGGRGAIGPHPTVVVDNGVGVFRTPRPAPRGDGFSGRKGAGAAETAPAAGPVPAGLATGPAPTQAITPLGSTSAAPATPAPVRDPRSHMRRGMDQDRPIGTGRGAPAPHVERNAPPAPRVDRVAPPARVERSAPPAPRVERSAPPAPRMAPAPPPPAPRAAPPSGGGHFAARSPK is encoded by the coding sequence ATGTCGAGGTCAAACGTGGTGAGCGCCATTTCTCTGCTACTCGTGCTGGTTGCGGGCTTGCTGATTGCCCCCTCAGCGCGCGCCGACTCGCAAGTTCGCATCGTGCGCCTGAGCTTGGTAGACGGCCCGGTACAGATTGACCGCGCCACCGGCCAGGGGCTCGAAAAAGCCATCATGAACATGCCCATTACCCAGGGCGTGACGATCTCGACTCAAAACGATGGGCGCGCCGAGATCGAATTTGAAGACGGCACGACCATGCGCCTGGCGCCGGAGACCGATGTGATCTTCTCGCAACTCGGTCTGCGCTCCTCGGGCGCGCGCGTCACTGCCGTTGAGGTGACCCAGGGTACGGCCTATTTCAATGTCCGCCACAAGGGCGACGATGAGTTCCGCGTGGCGTTTGCCAACCGCGAAATCAGGCTGGACCGTAACGTGCATTTCCGCCTCGATCTTACCGGCGGCAATCCCGAAATCGCGGTATTCAAGGGCGAGCTGAGCCTGAATGGCCCGCGGGAGCGCGCTAAGGTGAAGAAGAACGAGACCCTCACGCTCGACCTCGCCGACTCCGGCCGCTACGACCTCGCCAAGAACATCGCGACCCTGAGCTACGACGAGTGGGACAACGAGCGCATCGACTACGCCTCGCAGTATGCCTCCAGTTCCTACAACACGCGCTCGCCGTACTATTACGGCGCCAGCGACCTGAACTATTACGGCTCGTGGTCGGACTGGTCCGGCTACGGCATGCTGTGGCGTCCCTTCGGCGTCGGCTTCGGCTGGGACCCGTTCGACAACGGCGCCTGGGCGTGGTATCCGGGCTTTGGCTACACCTGGGTTTCGACCTACCCGTGGGGCTGGACGCCCTACCGTTATGGATCGTGGGTGTTCATTCCCAATTTCGGATGGGGCTGGCGTTCGGGAGGCTGGAATACCTGGTACACGGTGCCGCCGGTTTACAATCCGCCGGTGAACTTTCACGTTCCGCGGCCGCCGCTGCCGGTTGCGGTTGTCGGCGGCAGGGGCGCTATCGGTCCTCATCCGACCGTGGTGGTGGATAACGGTGTGGGCGTGTTTCGCACTCCCAGGCCCGCGCCTCGCGGCGATGGTTTCTCCGGAAGAAAGGGAGCAGGAGCGGCTGAGACCGCTCCGGCCGCCGGACCTGTTCCTGCCGGATTAGCAACCGGTCCTGCGCCGACGCAGGCCATCACTCCTCTTGGCAGCACCAGCGCTGCTCCGGCTACACCGGCCCCCGTTCGCGACCCGCGCTCCCATATGCGGCGCGGCATGGATCAGGATCGGCCAATCGGAACCGGACGCGGTGCTCCGGCGCCGCATGTTGAGCGCAACGCGCCACCCGCTCCTCGGGTTGACCGCGTTGCCCCTCCCGCTCGGGTTGAACGGAGCGCGCCGCCCGCTCCGCGGGTTGAGCGCAGCGCACCGCCCGCTCCCCGTATGGCTCCGGCTCCGCCTCCACCTGCTCCACGTGCGGCGCCGCCTTCCGGCGGCGGTCATTTCGCGGCCAGATCGCCGAAATAA
- the ruvC gene encoding crossover junction endodeoxyribonuclease RuvC, whose translation MRVLGIDCGGECTGYGVVEQDRRGELRHLVCGAIRLRPKMPLPERLNLIFNQLRAIIATQRPDSVAIEDVFYAVNVKSALKLGQVRGVAMLAAATCGLNVAEYAPLAIKSAVVGYGKADKSQVQQMVTRLLRLPALPQPQDASDALAIAICHLHTAATLSRHAIPKG comes from the coding sequence ATGCGTGTCCTGGGCATTGATTGTGGTGGCGAGTGCACCGGCTACGGCGTGGTGGAGCAGGATCGCCGCGGCGAGCTGCGCCACCTGGTCTGCGGTGCTATACGCTTGCGTCCGAAGATGCCCTTGCCGGAGCGCCTCAACCTGATCTTCAATCAACTGCGGGCGATCATTGCAACCCAGCGTCCCGATAGCGTCGCCATCGAAGACGTGTTTTATGCGGTGAACGTCAAGTCGGCGCTCAAGCTCGGCCAGGTGCGAGGTGTCGCCATGCTGGCGGCGGCCACCTGCGGCCTCAATGTTGCCGAATATGCGCCGCTGGCCATCAAGTCGGCCGTGGTCGGTTATGGCAAGGCAGACAAATCCCAAGTACAGCAAATGGTTACTCGCTTACTCCGTTTGCCGGCGCTGCCCCAACCTCAGGACGCCTCCGACGCATTGGCCATCGCCATCTGCCATCTGCACACCGCGGCCACCCTCAGCCGCCATGCGATACCAAAGGGCTGA
- a CDS encoding 2-oxoglutarate dehydrogenase E1 component — protein sequence MTMTATKQPTPFPADRERRDAERERVFDLFRRWGYLQSNLDPLGMHLPPLPFPDLDEIQGLYADEARHYHAGTIGAEFMYIPDREQRRWIQERMESEAPAVDRERILDLLLRAELFEQVIQSRYLGTKRFSLEGVTALLPFLDEVMQRALGHGAQQAVLAMSHRGRLNVMVHIVGTPPADIFSRFEDVDPRSVLGGGDVKYHIGATGDYTAPGGRKLHVHLVSNPSHLEAVDPVAIGRTRAKQIRRGDKEMDEVFPVLIHGDAAFAGQGIWAETLNYAEIPGYSVGGAVHVIANNLIGFTTEPVEEQSARFASDLARRNNIPVFHVNGEAPEAVVRVAEIALEYRYRFHRDVVVDILGYRRHGHSEVDDPTITQPLVYRRIKEHPPLFRIYAERLGKDVSARVKQVQEELAQTQKQGAAATKQPRLAQLPEYWSKYKGGCYKKEYDVETGVGAPELGRLAQAIGSAPEGFHVHAKLKKLLEQRREMGAGKRPVDYGMAEALAFASLLEAGTPVRLSGQDSRRGTFNQRHDVLIDTENGDEYIPLQHISPQQARFEVYNSTLSEAGVMGFEYGYSRDYPETLTLWEAQFGDFANGAQVIIDQFVAAAEDKWNLLSGLVLLLPHGYEGQGPEHSSARIERYLQLAARDNIQICQPSNAAQYFHILRRQALRPWRKPLVVFTPKSMLRHPDATSPLADFSAPHFQNVLPDREIQDARRVLLCSGKIGHDLREERKRRKDNSTAIVFLEQMYPFPEAALQAELDRHAGARDIVWVQEEPANMGALWFVMPRLRRLAKGRPARSVKRSASSSPATGSAKAHELEQKTLLSLAFA from the coding sequence ATGACCATGACCGCCACCAAGCAGCCGACTCCCTTCCCTGCCGACCGGGAGCGCCGCGATGCCGAGCGTGAGCGCGTGTTCGACCTCTTCCGCCGCTGGGGATACTTGCAGTCGAACCTCGACCCCTTGGGCATGCACTTGCCGCCGCTACCCTTTCCCGATCTCGACGAAATCCAGGGCCTGTACGCGGACGAAGCGCGGCATTACCACGCGGGCACGATCGGGGCGGAATTCATGTACATCCCCGATCGCGAGCAGCGGCGCTGGATCCAGGAGCGGATGGAGTCGGAGGCGCCGGCGGTGGACCGCGAGCGCATTCTCGACCTGCTGTTGCGGGCGGAACTGTTTGAGCAGGTAATTCAATCGCGCTACCTGGGAACAAAACGGTTTTCGTTGGAGGGCGTGACCGCGCTCCTCCCGTTTCTCGATGAAGTCATGCAGCGCGCCCTCGGACACGGGGCGCAGCAGGCGGTGCTGGCCATGAGCCATCGCGGACGCCTCAACGTGATGGTGCACATTGTAGGTACGCCGCCGGCGGACATCTTCTCGCGCTTCGAGGACGTGGACCCGCGCAGCGTGCTCGGCGGTGGCGACGTGAAATATCACATTGGCGCCACCGGCGATTACACCGCGCCCGGCGGCCGCAAGCTGCACGTCCATCTGGTCTCCAATCCCAGCCACCTAGAAGCGGTGGACCCCGTCGCTATCGGTCGCACTCGTGCCAAGCAGATCCGCCGCGGCGACAAAGAAATGGATGAAGTGTTTCCGGTGCTGATCCACGGCGATGCGGCGTTTGCCGGACAGGGCATCTGGGCGGAGACGCTGAACTACGCCGAGATCCCCGGCTACAGCGTCGGGGGCGCCGTGCACGTGATTGCCAACAACCTGATCGGATTCACCACCGAGCCGGTGGAGGAACAGTCGGCGCGCTTCGCCTCCGACCTCGCCAGGCGCAACAACATTCCGGTGTTCCACGTGAACGGCGAAGCTCCCGAAGCCGTGGTGCGCGTGGCCGAGATCGCGCTCGAGTACCGCTACAGGTTCCATCGCGACGTGGTGGTGGACATCCTTGGCTATCGCCGCCACGGCCACAGCGAGGTGGACGATCCCACCATCACGCAGCCGCTGGTGTACCGGCGCATCAAGGAACATCCGCCGCTGTTTCGGATTTATGCCGAGCGTCTCGGAAAAGATGTGAGCGCACGGGTCAAGCAGGTGCAGGAAGAACTGGCGCAGACGCAGAAGCAGGGCGCGGCGGCGACGAAACAGCCGCGGCTGGCGCAGCTTCCGGAGTATTGGTCGAAGTACAAAGGCGGCTGCTACAAGAAAGAGTACGACGTCGAGACCGGCGTCGGCGCGCCGGAACTGGGCCGGCTCGCGCAGGCGATCGGCAGTGCGCCCGAAGGCTTCCATGTGCATGCGAAGCTGAAGAAGTTGCTCGAGCAGCGGCGCGAGATGGGCGCGGGCAAGCGTCCCGTGGATTACGGCATGGCGGAGGCGCTAGCCTTCGCATCGCTGCTGGAGGCGGGTACGCCGGTGCGTCTGAGCGGCCAGGACAGCCGCCGCGGAACCTTCAACCAGCGTCACGATGTATTGATTGACACCGAGAACGGCGACGAATACATCCCGCTGCAGCACATCTCCCCGCAGCAAGCCCGGTTTGAGGTCTACAACTCGACGCTGTCGGAAGCCGGCGTCATGGGGTTCGAGTACGGCTACAGCCGCGATTATCCGGAAACGCTGACCCTGTGGGAGGCGCAGTTCGGCGACTTCGCCAACGGCGCGCAGGTCATCATCGATCAGTTCGTCGCCGCCGCCGAAGACAAGTGGAACCTGCTCTCCGGGCTGGTGCTGCTGTTGCCGCACGGCTACGAAGGCCAGGGGCCGGAGCACTCCAGCGCGCGCATCGAGCGTTACCTGCAACTGGCAGCGCGCGACAATATACAAATCTGTCAGCCCTCGAACGCGGCGCAATACTTCCACATACTCCGGCGTCAGGCGCTGCGTCCATGGCGCAAGCCGCTGGTGGTGTTCACGCCCAAATCCATGCTGCGGCATCCGGACGCCACGTCGCCTCTCGCGGATTTTTCCGCGCCGCATTTCCAGAACGTTTTGCCGGATCGCGAAATCCAAGACGCCCGGCGAGTGCTGCTGTGCAGCGGCAAGATCGGGCACGATCTGCGCGAGGAGCGGAAGCGGCGGAAGGACAACTCGACCGCGATTGTCTTTCTGGAACAGATGTACCCCTTCCCCGAAGCCGCACTGCAGGCCGAACTCGACCGCCACGCCGGCGCGCGCGACATAGTGTGGGTGCAGGAAGAGCCGGCAAACATGGGCGCGCTGTGGTTCGTGATGCCGCGGCTGCGTCGGCTGGCGAAGGGCCGTCCAGCACGCTCCGTCAAACGCTCCGCGAGTTCGAGCCCGGCAACGGGTTCAGCGAAGGCGCACGAACTGGAGCAGAAGACGCTGCTGTCACTGGCGTTTGCTTAA
- a CDS encoding FKBP-type peptidyl-prolyl cis-trans isomerase yields MVVGSGTEAIRGSTVRLHLVCRLNHGDVVRSTYEDGRPERFKVGARDVIAGLDRGVVGMRVGGRRRLRVSPHLAYRSEGAGPIPPNALLILELELLEVSKHP; encoded by the coding sequence ATGGTCGTCGGCTCCGGCACGGAAGCCATAAGAGGTAGCACAGTGAGACTGCATCTCGTCTGCAGGCTCAACCACGGCGATGTTGTTCGCAGCACATATGAGGACGGGCGTCCAGAGCGCTTCAAGGTCGGTGCTCGTGATGTGATTGCCGGATTGGACAGAGGCGTCGTGGGCATGCGTGTCGGCGGCAGGCGTCGGTTGCGGGTCAGCCCTCATTTGGCCTACCGAAGTGAGGGTGCAGGTCCCATACCTCCGAACGCACTTCTCATTCTCGAGTTGGAGTTGCTGGAGGTCTCAAAGCACCCCTGA
- a CDS encoding MoaD/ThiS family protein, translating into MIRVILPAHLRTLAHVGAEVKVEVQGPVTQRSVLDALEACYPMLRGTIRDHVTQERRPFLRFFACEEDLSHEAPDAPLPDAVASGAEPFLVIGAIAGG; encoded by the coding sequence ATGATCCGCGTCATACTCCCGGCACACCTGCGGACGCTGGCGCACGTTGGCGCAGAGGTTAAGGTGGAAGTACAGGGGCCGGTCACGCAGCGCTCGGTGCTGGACGCACTCGAGGCCTGCTATCCGATGTTGCGCGGAACCATTCGCGACCACGTCACCCAAGAGCGCCGTCCATTCCTGCGCTTCTTCGCCTGCGAGGAGGACTTGTCGCATGAGGCGCCGGACGCTCCGCTGCCCGACGCGGTCGCCTCCGGAGCGGAGCCATTTCTGGTGATTGGCGCCATCGCGGGCGGTTAG
- a CDS encoding exo-alpha-sialidase, translated as MSKVRVLVGTRKGAFVLSSDAKRERWDVSGPHFAGWEMYHIKGSPADPNRLYASQSSGWFGQVIQRSNDGGKTWETPGGEVLPKPGEMPKVSNKFVYNSSPETGKPLTTHQFYDGTQKPWEFKRVWHLEPSLTDPDTVYAGVEDAALFRSSDGGQSWHELAGLRGHGTGPRWQPGAGGMCLHTILLDPSNPLRIYIAISAAGAFRTDDGGKTWKPINQGLRSQYIPDPKAEIGHCVHRIALHPSRPNTLYMQKHWDVMRSDNAGDLWHEISGNLPTDFGFVIDVHAHEPETIYVIPIKSDSEHFVPDGKLRVYRSRTGGNEWEALTKGLPQRDCYVNVLRDAMAVDALDKCGIYFGTTGGQVYASADSGDTWAPIVRDLPAVLSVEVQTLP; from the coding sequence ATGAGCAAGGTACGTGTACTGGTTGGCACACGCAAAGGCGCGTTCGTCCTTTCGTCGGACGCAAAACGTGAGCGGTGGGACGTCAGCGGCCCGCATTTTGCGGGCTGGGAGATGTACCACATCAAAGGTTCGCCCGCCGATCCGAACCGGCTGTATGCCTCGCAATCCAGCGGCTGGTTCGGGCAGGTCATCCAGCGCTCCAACGATGGCGGAAAAACCTGGGAGACGCCCGGCGGCGAAGTGTTACCAAAGCCGGGTGAGATGCCTAAGGTGAGCAACAAGTTCGTCTACAACAGTTCTCCCGAAACCGGCAAGCCGCTCACTACGCACCAGTTTTACGACGGCACGCAGAAACCCTGGGAGTTCAAGCGAGTCTGGCACCTGGAACCGTCGTTGACCGATCCCGATACGGTGTACGCGGGCGTCGAGGATGCCGCCTTGTTCCGCTCCTCCGACGGAGGACAAAGCTGGCACGAACTCGCCGGACTGCGCGGCCACGGCACCGGTCCCCGCTGGCAGCCGGGCGCCGGCGGCATGTGCCTGCACACCATCCTGCTCGATCCCAGCAACCCACTGCGGATCTACATTGCCATCTCGGCGGCGGGCGCTTTCCGCACCGACGATGGCGGCAAGACCTGGAAGCCGATCAACCAGGGACTGAGGTCGCAATACATTCCCGACCCGAAGGCCGAGATCGGCCACTGCGTTCACCGCATCGCCCTGCATCCTTCCCGTCCCAACACGCTTTATATGCAGAAGCACTGGGACGTCATGCGCAGCGACAACGCCGGCGACCTCTGGCATGAGATCAGCGGGAACCTGCCCACCGACTTCGGGTTCGTCATTGACGTGCACGCGCACGAGCCGGAGACCATCTACGTCATCCCAATCAAGAGCGACTCGGAGCACTTCGTTCCGGATGGCAAGCTGCGCGTGTACCGCAGCCGAACCGGCGGAAACGAATGGGAGGCACTCACCAAGGGTCTACCGCAACGCGATTGTTATGTGAACGTGCTGCGCGACGCCATGGCCGTCGATGCGCTCGATAAGTGCGGCATCTACTTCGGGACCACCGGCGGGCAGGTGTACGCCTCCGCCGATTCCGGCGACACTTGGGCGCCCATTGTGCGCGATCTTCCGGCCGTGCTGTCGGTCGAGGTCCAGACGCTGCCATGA
- a CDS encoding extradiol dioxygenase — MINGTHILIYSKDPAADRTFFRDLLGFRFVNVGEDWLIFALPPSELAVHPGEGDLGLRHADRNMLGAVVYFMCDNLKETMKSLQAKKVECTEVSKASWGSKTTIRLPSGGEVGLYQPTHETAIGLGKP; from the coding sequence ATGATCAATGGCACGCACATACTCATTTACAGCAAGGATCCAGCCGCTGATCGCACGTTCTTTCGCGACCTCCTGGGTTTTCGCTTCGTTAATGTCGGCGAGGACTGGCTGATCTTTGCCTTGCCGCCCAGCGAACTCGCAGTACATCCCGGAGAAGGAGACCTCGGGCTGCGCCACGCTGATCGCAACATGCTGGGCGCGGTGGTGTACTTCATGTGCGATAACCTGAAGGAAACCATGAAGTCGCTGCAAGCGAAAAAGGTCGAATGCACGGAAGTCTCGAAAGCGTCGTGGGGCAGCAAGACAACCATCCGGTTGCCCAGCGGAGGCGAGGTTGGTCTCTACCAGCCGACTCACGAGACTGCCATCGGACTTGGAAAACCTTGA
- a CDS encoding MFS transporter, translating to MAELGKSLNGIQLKPPRAGLSAWAPLHEPLFRSLWIAAVVCYTGRWILSVASGWLMAGLTLSPLMVSLVQAASSLPAFLVILPAGALADMIDRRRLLLVMQAWMVVAAAALGVLTLLHLVTPWILLLLTFLIGFGAVMNDPAWQAITPEVVSEENFAAAVALNSAGYNVGRAVGPAIGGVIIAAAGTGSAFLINAASIFGVIFFLYRWKRRPHESPAGRERVTRAMRTGIEYVRHSHEVKAVLVRTAVFSVSASALLAMLPLIARPFGSIGYGVLLGFFGAGALGGAIALPALRRIVPVNTLVALATVLYALATFASGRVHMFAVLSAVLGAAGVAWIAIVASLNVSAQTMSPAWLRARTLSIYLLVLQGGMAAGSAAWGAVGERWGIPAAMLVAALGLVAGLATIQHFRLRADRFAFSPSGANETIT from the coding sequence ATGGCCGAACTGGGCAAATCGCTGAACGGCATTCAACTGAAGCCGCCGCGCGCCGGGCTGAGCGCGTGGGCGCCGCTGCACGAGCCGCTGTTCCGCTCGCTGTGGATTGCCGCCGTGGTCTGCTATACCGGGCGCTGGATTCTGAGCGTCGCCAGCGGCTGGCTTATGGCCGGCCTCACCTTGTCTCCGCTGATGGTGTCCCTGGTACAGGCGGCCAGCAGCCTTCCGGCATTTCTCGTGATTCTGCCCGCCGGCGCTCTCGCCGACATGATCGACCGGCGCCGCTTGCTGCTGGTGATGCAAGCGTGGATGGTGGTGGCCGCCGCTGCGCTCGGCGTTCTCACCCTGCTGCATCTGGTCACGCCCTGGATCCTGCTTCTGCTCACCTTCCTGATCGGATTCGGCGCGGTCATGAACGATCCGGCATGGCAGGCGATCACGCCCGAAGTCGTGTCCGAGGAGAACTTCGCGGCCGCGGTTGCGCTCAACTCCGCGGGATACAACGTAGGACGCGCCGTGGGACCGGCGATTGGCGGCGTGATCATCGCTGCCGCGGGCACTGGGTCGGCGTTCCTGATCAACGCGGCGTCCATCTTCGGAGTGATTTTCTTCCTCTACCGCTGGAAGCGCCGCCCGCACGAGTCGCCGGCGGGGCGCGAGCGCGTGACGCGCGCCATGCGCACCGGAATCGAGTATGTCCGCCACTCGCACGAGGTCAAAGCAGTGCTGGTGCGGACGGCGGTGTTCAGCGTCTCTGCCAGCGCACTGCTCGCCATGCTGCCGCTGATCGCACGGCCGTTCGGCTCCATCGGCTATGGCGTGCTGCTCGGATTTTTCGGCGCGGGCGCGCTCGGCGGCGCCATTGCCCTGCCGGCGCTGCGGCGGATTGTGCCGGTCAATACGCTGGTGGCGCTGGCCACGGTGTTGTATGCGCTGGCAACGTTCGCCTCCGGGCGCGTGCACATGTTCGCCGTGCTGTCGGCGGTGCTGGGCGCGGCAGGGGTGGCGTGGATCGCGATTGTCGCCAGCCTGAACGTCTCGGCGCAAACCATGTCGCCGGCGTGGCTGCGGGCACGCACGCTGTCCATCTATCTGCTCGTGCTGCAAGGCGGGATGGCGGCCGGCAGCGCAGCCTGGGGCGCGGTGGGCGAGCGCTGGGGCATTCCGGCAGCGATGTTGGTCGCCGCACTGGGGTTGGTGGCCGGACTCGCGACCATCCAACATTTCCGCCTGCGCGCCGACCGCTTCGCGTTCTCGCCCAGCGGCGCGAACGAAACGATTACGTAG
- a CDS encoding DinB family protein: MKKLLCLPFLALLFVTCAQAQSAPPPQAKPAQPSQPPTITMILDRGLNYPESEVAPAADAMPEDKYEFAPTNGEFKGVRTFGQQVRHVAAANYMICAAILSEKPPVDTGGESGPTSVKTKTDSVKFLKDSYAYCHKAYSSINEGNATGQVQSPFGPNKVSRLGLAVMNVGHNFDHYGQMVEYLRMNGIIPPASRGR; encoded by the coding sequence ATGAAGAAGCTACTTTGCTTACCGTTTCTCGCCCTGTTGTTCGTCACCTGCGCGCAAGCACAGAGCGCTCCGCCACCGCAGGCCAAGCCGGCACAACCATCGCAACCGCCCACCATCACCATGATCCTGGACCGGGGCCTCAATTATCCGGAAAGCGAGGTCGCTCCCGCCGCCGATGCCATGCCGGAAGACAAGTACGAATTCGCTCCCACCAACGGCGAGTTCAAGGGCGTGCGTACGTTCGGCCAGCAGGTCCGCCACGTAGCCGCCGCCAACTACATGATCTGTGCGGCGATTCTGAGTGAAAAGCCTCCCGTCGACACGGGCGGCGAAAGCGGACCGACCTCGGTGAAGACGAAGACGGACAGTGTGAAGTTCTTGAAGGACTCGTACGCCTACTGCCACAAGGCGTACAGCTCGATCAACGAGGGCAACGCGACCGGACAGGTGCAAAGCCCGTTCGGTCCCAACAAGGTTTCCCGCCTCGGTCTGGCCGTAATGAATGTCGGCCACAATTTCGACCACTACGGCCAGATGGTCGAGTACCTGCGCATGAACGGGATCATTCCTCCGGCGAGCAGGGGACGGTAG
- a CDS encoding D-TA family PLP-dependent enzyme, with translation MPDYALSGLDRVLTPALAIYLDAVENNIAFTLEMLGGDANRWRPHVKTAKIGVIMRMLVERGVVNFKCATTLELLTACRAGAADVLVAYPLVGANAQRVRDIAAQFPNVCVSALVDNADQVRRWQGSRVGLFVDINPGMDRTGVPQAQAEEIVKLARVVRDSGLPFRGLHYYDGHLHDADLQLRCRKAHEGYDRLMQIASAVLEADIEVGELITAGTPAFPCSLSYYAFHSKEFVHRVSPGTVVYGDTTSAAQLPDHYRYQPAALVVSRVVSHPREKIFTCDAGHKTVSADAGIPNCAILGRPELKPLQPSEEHLPIEAPPGSAVPAVGEAIYIVPRHVCPTVNNFDHALLVRGGRIVAVEPVSARGREAPLLEPPVSA, from the coding sequence ATGCCCGACTATGCCCTCTCCGGCCTGGACCGCGTCCTCACCCCAGCGCTCGCCATCTATCTCGACGCGGTGGAGAACAACATTGCCTTCACTCTGGAGATGCTGGGCGGCGATGCTAATCGCTGGCGCCCCCACGTCAAGACCGCCAAGATCGGCGTGATCATGCGGATGCTGGTGGAGCGCGGCGTCGTCAATTTCAAGTGCGCCACCACGCTGGAGCTTCTCACCGCCTGCCGCGCCGGCGCCGCCGATGTTCTCGTCGCCTATCCTCTGGTCGGCGCCAACGCGCAGCGCGTGCGCGACATCGCGGCGCAGTTTCCCAACGTGTGCGTCTCCGCGCTGGTGGATAACGCCGACCAGGTGCGGCGGTGGCAAGGCAGCCGCGTCGGCTTGTTCGTAGACATCAATCCCGGCATGGACCGCACCGGGGTGCCGCAGGCGCAGGCGGAAGAGATTGTCAAGCTGGCGCGCGTGGTCCGGGACTCCGGCTTGCCGTTCCGCGGCCTGCACTACTACGACGGCCATCTGCACGACGCCGATCTTCAGCTCCGCTGCCGCAAGGCGCACGAGGGCTACGATCGCCTGATGCAGATTGCCTCGGCCGTTCTCGAAGCGGACATCGAAGTGGGCGAGTTGATCACCGCCGGGACGCCCGCATTTCCCTGCTCGCTCTCCTATTACGCATTCCACAGCAAGGAGTTCGTTCACCGCGTTTCGCCCGGCACGGTGGTCTATGGCGATACCACCAGCGCCGCCCAACTTCCCGACCATTACCGATACCAGCCCGCGGCACTGGTGGTGTCACGCGTGGTCAGCCACCCACGCGAGAAGATCTTTACGTGCGACGCCGGCCACAAAACCGTCTCCGCCGATGCCGGCATTCCCAACTGCGCCATTCTTGGACGTCCGGAGCTGAAGCCGCTGCAGCCGAGCGAGGAGCATCTGCCCATCGAGGCGCCGCCGGGCTCAGCCGTGCCCGCCGTGGGCGAGGCGATTTATATCGTTCCACGACACGTCTGCCCCACGGTCAACAACTTCGACCACGCCCTGCTCGTCCGGGGCGGGCGCATCGTCGCCGTCGAGCCGGTCAGCGCCCGCGGCCGCGAGGCGCCCCTGCTGGAACCGCCAGTCAGCGCCTAA
- a CDS encoding response regulator, whose translation MPEARHPILVVDDDVAMCFLIGRILVKEGHLVTVCGSGAEALKLLHDQRFDVMLLDIGLPDMNGLDLLSAWRGHNTTKVIVITSDDTAETLITAIRNEAYLYIRKPFEPDQLRDLVAAALAAPEAQPIKVISAKPEWLELSVPCTREAAERIDQFMRQVKIELPQEEREGVAQAFRELLMNAVEWGGGLDPRRRVRISLLRTKRMLQYRVFDPGPGFRPEELQHAAISNAPGDLFSHETVRVEKGMRPGGLGLMMVRAVADELLYNEKHNEVIFIKYLDQAAGDAGAPSADSAANL comes from the coding sequence ATGCCCGAAGCACGTCATCCCATCCTCGTTGTCGACGATGACGTCGCCATGTGCTTCCTCATCGGCCGCATCCTTGTAAAAGAGGGGCACCTCGTGACCGTTTGTGGCAGCGGCGCCGAAGCCCTGAAGCTGCTGCACGACCAGAGATTCGATGTCATGTTGCTCGACATCGGTCTCCCCGACATGAACGGGCTCGATCTGCTTTCCGCTTGGCGCGGGCACAACACTACCAAGGTCATCGTCATAACTTCCGACGACACCGCCGAGACCCTGATCACGGCCATCCGCAATGAAGCTTACCTGTACATCCGCAAGCCTTTCGAACCGGACCAGTTGCGCGACCTGGTGGCCGCCGCGCTGGCGGCGCCCGAGGCGCAGCCCATTAAGGTGATTTCGGCCAAGCCGGAATGGCTGGAGCTCTCCGTGCCCTGCACGCGCGAAGCCGCCGAGCGTATCGACCAGTTCATGCGCCAAGTCAAGATCGAGCTGCCGCAGGAGGAGCGCGAGGGCGTCGCCCAAGCTTTCCGCGAGCTGCTGATGAACGCCGTCGAATGGGGTGGCGGACTCGATCCCAGGCGGCGCGTGCGTATCTCGCTGCTACGCACCAAGCGCATGCTGCAGTACCGCGTCTTCGATCCCGGCCCGGGCTTCCGCCCGGAGGAACTGCAGCATGCGGCCATCAGCAACGCCCCCGGCGACCTGTTCTCGCACGAGACGGTGCGCGTGGAGAAAGGCATGCGGCCGGGCGGGCTGGGACTCATGATGGTGCGCGCTGTCGCCGACGAACTCCTTTATAACGAGAAACATAACGAGGTAATCTTCATCAAGTACTTGGACCAGGCGGCGGGCGACGCCGGAGCGCCCTCGGCCGACAGCGCGGCCAACCTCTAG